A window of the Dehalococcoidia bacterium genome harbors these coding sequences:
- a CDS encoding toll/interleukin-1 receptor domain-containing protein, giving the protein MTYEKKLRIFISYAGDDGKDCARRAKEFFRSSRHDPYLWPHDNNPVDRVWKQISEQIAFSTDLMFFICTKGSSFSYGQQMEIEYAIKHKKPIVVASLDRAPVLVVLGPFVRLDWSAAEFDARCLEFARKLPEYVSRASAIQPAESEAKGLEAEDRRTRYIQELSANVGQLDGGRVEKYKGTILQSYLEATRLRYLVPVTQVLSRMEALGFERIELWALIKLQDFNDPKFAWDGYFRGVGRWIAGQELRYLHEAIIQQVGQSSPNTKVLSRSHPEFQVLVDYIQELEHLKLTPDRLLAPVEMMVPFYKFFEYSSEGRVEYFQIGRSRLAVSWSHESAPLDRFILFDHQACIWKVLPDSNSGTAITIALGQSKLYPDKVGYGVETCVKCEITRPEAFRTLLTSQ; this is encoded by the coding sequence ATGACATACGAGAAAAAGCTCCGAATCTTTATCAGTTATGCTGGCGATGACGGCAAGGACTGCGCCCGCCGGGCAAAGGAGTTTTTTCGCTCTAGCAGACACGACCCGTATTTGTGGCCCCATGACAACAACCCCGTTGATCGCGTTTGGAAGCAAATTTCTGAGCAAATTGCATTCAGCACAGATTTGATGTTCTTCATTTGCACTAAAGGAAGCTCATTCTCTTATGGTCAACAGATGGAGATTGAGTATGCGATTAAACACAAAAAGCCTATAGTAGTCGCAAGTTTGGACCGAGCACCCGTCCTTGTAGTGCTAGGCCCCTTTGTAAGGCTAGACTGGAGCGCCGCCGAGTTTGACGCTCGATGCCTAGAGTTTGCCAGAAAGCTTCCAGAGTACGTCTCCCGAGCCTCTGCCATTCAGCCAGCGGAATCGGAGGCAAAGGGCTTAGAAGCGGAGGATCGGCGAACCAGATATATTCAGGAGCTCAGCGCTAATGTTGGCCAGCTTGATGGTGGGCGCGTTGAGAAGTACAAGGGGACGATTCTTCAGTCTTATTTGGAGGCCACTCGGCTTCGTTATCTAGTGCCAGTGACACAAGTCCTCAGCCGTATGGAAGCTTTGGGCTTCGAGCGTATCGAGCTCTGGGCTCTGATAAAACTGCAAGACTTTAACGACCCAAAGTTTGCATGGGATGGCTACTTTAGAGGTGTAGGCCGGTGGATTGCTGGGCAAGAGCTACGCTACCTACACGAGGCTATTATTCAACAGGTCGGCCAAAGTTCTCCAAACACCAAAGTCTTATCCCGTTCACATCCGGAATTTCAGGTACTTGTAGACTATATTCAGGAGCTAGAACACTTGAAACTAACTCCCGACAGGCTTCTAGCTCCAGTCGAAATGATGGTTCCCTTTTACAAGTTTTTCGAGTATTCATCAGAAGGTAGAGTTGAGTATTTCCAAATAGGGCGCAGCCGATTGGCCGTAAGCTGGTCGCATGAGAGCGCGCCGTTAGACCGCTTCATATTGTTCGACCATCAGGCCTGTATCTGGAAGGTACTCCCTGATTCCAATAGCGGCACAGCAATCACTATAGCTCTCGGCCAAAGTAAGCTGTATCCGGACAAGGTCGGATATGGAGTGGAAACGTGTGTGAAGTGTGAAATCACCCGCCCCGAAGCATTCCGAACGTTGCTAACGTCCCAATGA